A single Gemmatimonadota bacterium DNA region contains:
- a CDS encoding zinc-ribbon domain-containing protein, with the protein MTPMVVQCSSCLTEFELDPNKVPAAGVRARCSVCSAVITVPAPHVAAPQRVEPQRAEPQGAEPQRGAPERAVPEHRETEPQAPESAGAATTTAKESPSIAAEPPKQAVHPAPPPPVAAEAAPAAPEPAPAAVSTADSVMGSSWAVPKPSVAPAVSPVESDGGQRRPINPFLTRDPALRAKRLARALVSDIVAYHPARHAEGLRDGTLKTLFRDEIKKSYEEYVDQVGRDFAGSTTHFQDALNDVLASGKKLF; encoded by the coding sequence ATGACGCCAATGGTCGTACAGTGTTCCTCGTGCCTGACCGAGTTCGAGCTGGACCCGAACAAGGTGCCGGCTGCCGGCGTTCGCGCACGCTGCTCCGTCTGCTCCGCGGTAATCACCGTTCCCGCTCCGCACGTTGCGGCACCGCAACGAGTCGAACCGCAACGCGCTGAACCGCAAGGCGCTGAACCGCAACGGGGCGCGCCCGAGCGCGCGGTACCGGAACACAGAGAGACTGAACCTCAGGCGCCCGAATCCGCCGGCGCCGCGACAACTACCGCGAAAGAGTCCCCGTCGATCGCCGCCGAGCCGCCGAAGCAAGCTGTGCATCCCGCGCCTCCGCCTCCTGTCGCGGCTGAAGCGGCGCCCGCTGCTCCCGAGCCTGCACCGGCTGCGGTGAGTACGGCGGACAGTGTGATGGGGTCTTCGTGGGCAGTGCCCAAGCCGTCGGTTGCGCCGGCCGTGTCGCCGGTCGAGTCGGATGGCGGCCAACGCCGGCCGATCAATCCGTTTCTCACGCGTGATCCCGCGTTGCGCGCAAAGCGTCTCGCGCGCGCTCTCGTCTCGGATATCGTTGCCTACCACCCGGCGCGTCACGCCGAAGGCCTGCGCGACGGAACGCTGAAGACGTTGTTCCGCGATGAGATCAAGAAGAGCTACGAGGAATACGTCGATCAGGTGGGCCGTGACTTTGCAGGATCGACCACGCACTTTCAGGATGCGCTGAACGACGTTCTCGCAAGCGGCAAGAAGCTTTTCTAG